Proteins encoded together in one Camelina sativa cultivar DH55 chromosome 9, Cs, whole genome shotgun sequence window:
- the LOC104713216 gene encoding uncharacterized protein LOC104713216 encodes MEGLKLSEAELMVYIHPSKSRNVFQAICRELSSLLFQYNESFDGVLLAYDASVKSKQAKILSGLHPYFGVRVNTRLLLFDPKPNSLVEGEIVKISAESIHLIVLGFSAAVVTDVDIREEFKYRVRDGEGSFVSRSHKRHVLKLGTMLRLQVQSFDEEVMHIAGSLIPENTGCVKWLEKHSEEALHTDRDHKRRKLA; translated from the exons ATGGAGGGGTTAAAGCTATCAGAAGCAGAGTTGATGGTTTACATTCATCCTTCGAAGAGCAGAAACGTTTTCCAAGCTATTTGTCGCGAGCTCAGTTCTCTTCTTTTCCA GTATAATGAAAGCTTTGATGGTGTGCTATTGGCTTATGATGCTAGTGTGAAAAGCAAACAAGCTAAAATCCTTTCGGGACTTCATCCCTACTTTGGTGTCAGAGTTAACACTAGATTACTCCTTTTTGATCCTAAGCCCAATAGTCTTGTAG AAGGGGAGATTGTGAAGATTTCTGCAGAGTCAATCCATCTTATTGTTCTTGGTTTCTCTGCTGCAGTTGTAACGGATGTTGACATCCGTGAAGAGTTCAAGTATAGAGTG AGAGATGGTGAAGGTTCTTTTGTGAGCAGATCGCATAAACGGCATGTACTAAAGCTTGGAACCATGTTACGCCTTCAAGTCCAAAG TTTTGATGAAGAGGTAATGCATATAGCTGGATCTCTAATTCCGGAAAACACAGGATGCGTTAAGTGGCTCGAAAAGCACTCTGAAGAAGCTTTGCATACAGATAG ggATCATAAAAGGAGGAAACTGGCCTGA